The following are encoded in a window of Synechococcus sp. PCC 7335 genomic DNA:
- a CDS encoding LexA family transcriptional regulator produces MIVSEALRLIPYRSHLLPLYSCPVSAGFPSPATDHLDGHINLNEHLIPHPSATFLVRADGWSMVGEGIHHEDLLIVDRSEEPRHGRVVVAAIDGELTVKKLCQKEQQTFLMAANPDYPSIELGEDADVRIWGVVIHIIRSMR; encoded by the coding sequence ATGATCGTTTCTGAAGCGCTCCGTCTGATTCCGTACCGATCGCATCTACTTCCGCTGTATAGCTGTCCGGTCTCAGCTGGGTTTCCTTCGCCTGCAACCGATCACCTTGATGGCCATATCAACCTGAACGAGCATCTGATTCCGCATCCTAGCGCCACTTTCCTTGTCCGTGCTGATGGCTGGTCAATGGTAGGCGAAGGTATTCATCATGAGGACTTGCTCATTGTTGATCGTAGTGAAGAACCGCGCCACGGCAGAGTTGTTGTTGCGGCGATCGATGGCGAACTGACGGTTAAAAAGCTATGTCAGAAGGAACAGCAAACCTTCCTGATGGCAGCAAACCCTGACTATCCTTCGATTGAACTGGGTGAGGATGCCGACGTGCGGATTTGGGGTGTTGTCATCCATATCATTCGCTCGATGCGCTGA
- a CDS encoding transposase, protein MVFALIQTGSVSLTKWTTYLPCRGLYAQSKQRRVRRWLGNSRINIHRLYKPLIQAALATWEAECLYLCLDTSLFWEQYCLIRLAVVYRGRSIPLAWRVLEHNSASVAFEAYEELLRQSTQYLPSNANMILLADRGFVHTRAMTLIKQLGWHYRIRIKSDTWIWRPGSGWCQPKSFHLERGRALCFHHIRLHRHEQYGPVHVIIGRNNINGELWAVVSDQPTSPQTFMEYALRFDIEEGFLDDQSAGWNLQRSEIRGLTDLSRLWFILAVATLYVTAQGVAVVQSGRRRWIDTHWDRGNSYFRIGLEWTKAALLNGWQVIKQACFTSHIDPQPAMASRPQHNKKSGRLLDFSVITVKFVPD, encoded by the coding sequence ATGGTGTTTGCGCTGATTCAAACCGGCAGCGTCAGCCTGACAAAGTGGACAACCTACTTGCCCTGTCGCGGTCTCTACGCCCAGAGTAAACAAAGACGGGTGCGTCGCTGGTTAGGCAATAGCCGCATCAACATCCACCGATTGTACAAACCGCTGATTCAAGCGGCCTTGGCGACCTGGGAAGCCGAGTGCCTTTATCTTTGTTTAGACACCTCGCTGTTTTGGGAGCAGTACTGCTTAATTCGGCTAGCCGTGGTGTATCGAGGCCGCTCCATTCCTCTGGCTTGGCGAGTTCTAGAACACAACAGTGCCTCTGTTGCGTTTGAAGCCTATGAAGAACTGCTCAGGCAGTCTACGCAATACTTGCCTTCAAACGCAAACATGATTCTGTTGGCCGACCGAGGCTTTGTGCATACCCGTGCGATGACGCTGATAAAACAACTCGGCTGGCACTACCGCATCCGTATCAAAAGTGACACCTGGATTTGGCGACCCGGTTCCGGCTGGTGTCAACCTAAATCGTTTCACCTAGAACGAGGTCGGGCACTATGTTTCCACCACATCAGACTCCATCGTCACGAACAGTACGGCCCAGTGCATGTCATCATCGGGCGCAACAACATCAATGGTGAACTTTGGGCCGTCGTCAGCGACCAGCCCACTAGCCCGCAAACCTTTATGGAATATGCCTTGCGCTTCGATATCGAGGAAGGATTTTTAGACGACCAGTCCGCCGGTTGGAATCTACAACGCTCTGAGATTCGAGGCCTCACTGACCTCTCTCGCTTATGGTTTATTCTGGCAGTAGCCACGCTTTACGTCACGGCTCAAGGCGTAGCGGTTGTGCAATCAGGCCGTAGGCGATGGATTGACACACACTGGGATAGAGGCAACAGCTACTTTCGCATCGGATTGGAGTGGACTAAGGCGGCTCTGCTCAACGGTTGGCAGGTGATTAAACAGGCTTGTTTTACCTCTCACATTGATCCGCAACCGGCGATGGCTTCTAGGCCACAACACAACAAGAAGTCCGGGCGCTTGCTCGATTTCAGCGTGATTACCGTTAAGTTTGTTCCTGATTAA